A window of the Vigna angularis cultivar LongXiaoDou No.4 chromosome 3, ASM1680809v1, whole genome shotgun sequence genome harbors these coding sequences:
- the LOC108320963 gene encoding uncharacterized protein LOC108320963, producing the protein MDSKTSFSQATLPIFNGENYDLWAVKMEAYLEALDLWEVIEENYEILLLPDNPTVAQIKNHKEKKTRKTKAKSCLYAGISATIFSRIMTLKSAKAIWDYLKREYTGDEKIRSMQVFNLMREFELQRMKESDTIKEYSDKLLGIANKKKLLGNNFEDSRIVEKILVTVPERYEASIAS; encoded by the coding sequence ATGGATTCTAAAACAAGCTTCTCCCAAGCAACTCTTCCAATTTTCAATGGGGAAAACTATGATCTTTGGGCTGTTAAAATGGAGGCTTACCTAGAAGCTTTAGATCTTTGGGAAGTCatagaagaaaattatgaaatccTTCTACTACCTGACAATCCCACTGTGGCCCAGATAAAAAATCATAAGGAGAAGAAAACCcgaaaaacaaaagcaaagtCATGTCTTTATGCTGGCATCTCTGCAACCATTTTTTCCAGGATCATGACTCTCAAATCAGCAAAAGCAATTTGGGATTATCTGAAGAGAGAATATACTGGAGATGAAAAAATTCGAAGCATGCAAGTGTTTAACTTGATGAGAGAATTTGAACTTCAAAGGATGAAAGAGTCTGACACAATCAAGGAGTATTCAGACAAATTGTTGGGTATTGCcaacaagaaaaaattattgGGAAATAATTTTGAAGATTCTAGAATTGTTGAGAAAATTTTGGTGACAGTACCAGAAAGGTATGAAGCATCTATTGCTTCTTAG